A stretch of Bordetella petrii DNA encodes these proteins:
- the gspE gene encoding type II secretion system ATPase GspE, with protein MKTRLPYAWAREHRALIQAGAGGGAVLTTSERTPAWALVEIRRCHGELPQRVVPDAELDTLLAAAYAQTDDAATVVDEAASEIDLDRLMQDIRPVEDLLEAQDDAPVIRMINALFTQATRDGASDIHLEAFEMHSMVRYRVDGILRDIVSPRRALHNALVSRIKIMANLDIAEKRLPQDGRIALRVGGRPIDVRVSTLPTGHGERAVLRLLDKEAGRLELGRLGMAPDVLAELDKLIHRPNGIVLVTGPTGSGKSTTLYAALGRLDTATTNILTVEDPIEYDLPGIGQTQVNSRINLSFAMALRAILRQDPDVIMIGEIRDLETAQIAVQASLTGHLVLATLHTNDAVSAVTRLIDMGVEPFLLASTLQGVLAQRLVRKLCPHCKLDQAGAAAWNPAGCAACSHTGYSGRTGVHELFAVDDAARGLIHNGADEQALRQAAERTGMRSLRQDGMRWVAQGVTTDEEIARVTRES; from the coding sequence GTGAAAACACGGCTTCCCTATGCCTGGGCGCGCGAGCACCGGGCGCTGATCCAGGCCGGCGCCGGCGGCGGCGCCGTGCTGACGACCTCTGAACGCACGCCAGCCTGGGCGCTGGTCGAGATTCGCCGCTGCCACGGCGAACTGCCCCAGCGCGTGGTGCCCGACGCCGAGCTCGACACGCTGCTGGCGGCCGCCTATGCGCAGACCGACGATGCCGCCACGGTGGTGGACGAAGCCGCCAGTGAAATAGACCTCGACCGCCTGATGCAGGACATACGCCCGGTGGAAGACCTGCTGGAGGCCCAGGACGATGCGCCGGTGATCCGCATGATCAATGCGCTGTTCACCCAGGCCACGCGGGACGGCGCCAGCGACATTCACCTGGAGGCGTTCGAAATGCATTCGATGGTGCGCTACCGGGTGGACGGCATCCTGCGCGACATCGTCAGCCCGCGGCGGGCCCTGCACAATGCCCTGGTGTCGCGCATCAAGATCATGGCCAACCTGGATATCGCCGAGAAGCGCCTGCCGCAGGATGGGCGCATCGCCCTGCGCGTGGGCGGCCGCCCCATCGATGTGCGGGTATCGACCCTGCCCACCGGGCACGGCGAGCGCGCCGTGCTGCGCCTGCTGGACAAGGAAGCCGGGCGCCTGGAACTGGGGCGCCTGGGCATGGCGCCCGACGTACTGGCCGAGCTCGACAAGCTGATCCACCGGCCCAACGGCATCGTGCTGGTCACCGGCCCCACCGGCAGCGGCAAGAGCACTACCCTGTATGCCGCGCTGGGCCGCCTGGACACCGCCACCACCAATATCCTGACGGTGGAAGATCCCATCGAATACGACCTGCCCGGCATCGGGCAGACCCAGGTCAATTCCCGCATCAACCTGAGTTTCGCGATGGCGCTGCGCGCCATCCTGCGCCAGGATCCGGATGTAATCATGATCGGCGAGATCCGCGACCTGGAAACCGCGCAGATCGCGGTGCAGGCTTCGCTGACCGGCCACCTGGTGCTGGCCACGCTGCACACCAATGACGCGGTGTCGGCGGTAACGCGGCTGATCGACATGGGCGTCGAGCCCTTTCTGCTGGCCTCGACCCTGCAGGGCGTGCTGGCCCAGCGCCTGGTGCGCAAGCTCTGCCCGCACTGCAAGCTGGACCAGGCCGGCGCGGCCGCCTGGAACCCCGCCGGGTGCGCGGCCTGCAGCCATACCGGGTACAGCGGCCGCACAGGCGTGCACGAACTGTTCGCGGTGGACGACGCCGCGCGCGGCCTGATCCACAACGGCGCCGACGAGCAAGCCCTGCGGCAGGCCGCCGAGCGCACCGGCATGCGCAGCCTGCGGCAGGACGGCATGCGCTGGGTTGCGCAGGGCGTCACCACCGACGAAGAAATCGCCCGGGTCACGCGCGAGTCCTGA
- the gspF gene encoding type II secretion system inner membrane protein GspF, protein MPAYRYEAADARGHVERGLIDADSGRNARQALRSRGLLPLSVRPAHGAAAGAGRLLKGPRINDADLCWLTRQLASLLAARLPLDTALSATLEQAERRHLVDTLAAVRADVRAGHRLGQALAAHPRDFPPIYRALIDAGEESGDLPQVMEKLADYIESRSSLRNKILTAFIYPIIVTLVSIAIVIFLLSYVVPQVVGAFNQAHQTLPLLTRLMLSASGLVRDWGAVAALALAALFALWRWRLRHPPARLAWHARVLRLPVLGRYVLGVNTARYAATLSILTSGGVPLLAALDAACRTLGNDRLRLAADEAARQVREGSSLAGALQAQKTFPPLLIYLTGSGERTGALPAMLERAARTLSSELERRAMTLTALLEPLMILAMGGMVLAIVLAIMMPIIEINQMIH, encoded by the coding sequence ATGCCGGCCTACCGTTACGAAGCTGCCGATGCGCGCGGGCATGTAGAGCGCGGGCTGATCGACGCCGACAGCGGCCGCAATGCGCGCCAGGCACTGCGTTCGCGCGGGCTGTTGCCGCTGTCGGTCAGGCCCGCCCATGGCGCCGCCGCGGGCGCGGGCCGGCTGCTGAAAGGCCCGCGCATCAACGATGCGGATCTGTGCTGGCTGACGCGCCAGCTGGCCAGCCTGTTGGCGGCCCGCCTGCCCCTGGACACGGCGCTGAGCGCCACGCTGGAACAGGCCGAGCGCCGGCACCTGGTCGACACGCTGGCCGCGGTGCGGGCCGACGTGCGCGCGGGCCACCGGCTGGGCCAGGCGCTGGCGGCGCACCCGCGCGACTTTCCGCCCATTTACCGGGCCTTGATCGACGCGGGCGAAGAGTCGGGCGACCTGCCGCAGGTCATGGAAAAGCTGGCCGACTATATCGAGTCGCGCAGCTCACTGCGCAACAAGATCCTGACCGCATTCATCTACCCCATCATCGTAACGCTGGTGTCGATCGCGATCGTGATTTTCCTGCTGAGCTACGTGGTGCCGCAGGTGGTGGGCGCCTTCAACCAGGCGCACCAGACGCTGCCGCTGCTGACCCGGCTGATGCTGTCGGCCAGCGGGCTGGTGCGCGACTGGGGAGCCGTGGCGGCGCTGGCCCTGGCCGCCCTGTTCGCGCTATGGCGCTGGCGCCTGCGGCACCCGCCGGCCAGGCTGGCCTGGCACGCCCGGGTATTGCGCCTGCCCGTGCTGGGCCGCTATGTGCTGGGGGTGAATACCGCGCGCTACGCCGCCACGCTGTCGATCCTGACCAGCGGCGGCGTTCCGCTGCTGGCGGCGCTGGACGCGGCCTGCCGCACGCTGGGCAACGACAGGCTGCGCCTTGCCGCCGACGAAGCCGCGCGGCAGGTGCGCGAAGGCAGCTCGCTGGCCGGCGCCCTGCAGGCGCAAAAGACTTTTCCCCCGCTGCTGATCTACCTGACCGGCAGCGGCGAGCGCACCGGCGCGCTGCCGGCCATGCTGGAGCGCGCGGCGCGCACGCTGTCCAGCGAGCTGGAGCGCCGCGCCATGACCCTGACCGCCCTGCTCGAACCCCTGATGATATTGGCCATGGGCGGCATGGTGCTGGCGATTGTGCTGGCCATCATGATGCCCATCATCGAGATCAACCAGATGATCCATTGA
- the gspD gene encoding type II secretion system secretin GspD, producing the protein MQDPSPLIVSTSTGQGWRQEAPPPRAAPVPRPRPAAAAPERPASQPAAALPDAPAAGSTAGGGITLNFVDADLPGVIRALARFTGRNFLVDPRVKGKLTLVSETPVDRATAYSMLLGALRMQGFAVVDTGGVSRVVPEADAKLQGMAVTDGTAPGTAHSGELVTRVFQLRYENAANLVPVLRPMIAPNNSINVYAGNNTLVITDYADNIKRIAEVIASIDTPDSFSTDLVTVDHGVAVDVAALASQVLNQGAAGNAAQRVTVVADPRSNSVLLRASSPEKLQQARALIHRIDNPETRAGNLHVVYLRNAQASRLAEVLRGALSGQPTGQDNLAGGGLSESGLGADSTLTGAASGMGAGSALANAGLRGSGGTTLAGAALADPADAMAGAGGNDTRSVAFTAGGATVQADPATNTLIISAPPPLYRSLREIIDQLDQRRAQVLVESLIVEVSSDKAAEFGIQWMTGGGGIDSGNSSFIGGANFGGSGLNTSGVTTIDALGQGLSLGVVKGTVNVLGKEIVNLSVLARALESTGGANILSTPNLLTLDNEEASIMVGRTVPFVTGQYTTSGDGASNPFQTISREDVGLTLRIRPQISEGGTVKLALYQEVSSIDASVSVAANGLVTRKRALETNVLVDDSQIIVLGGLIEDVVNDTTKAVPVLSSIPFIGNFFRYDSRSHSKTNLMIFLRPHILRTPQDSASMTLDRYNYIRAVQTNLPPRSTWFSPDASSVALPDIDRDANTGLLDLRMPGAAQAAPAPTAAQPGGAARPAAPAASTPGEHL; encoded by the coding sequence GTGATACGCGCCCTGGCCCGCTTCACCGGGCGGAATTTCCTGGTGGACCCGCGCGTCAAGGGCAAGCTGACGCTGGTGTCGGAAACGCCGGTCGACCGCGCCACCGCCTACTCGATGCTGCTGGGCGCCCTGCGCATGCAGGGGTTTGCCGTCGTGGATACCGGAGGCGTCAGCCGCGTGGTGCCCGAAGCCGACGCAAAGCTGCAGGGCATGGCGGTAACCGACGGCACGGCGCCGGGCACCGCCCACAGCGGCGAACTGGTCACCCGGGTGTTCCAGCTGCGCTACGAAAACGCCGCCAATCTGGTGCCGGTGCTGCGGCCCATGATCGCGCCCAATAACTCCATCAATGTCTACGCGGGCAACAACACGCTGGTCATTACCGACTACGCGGACAATATCAAGCGCATTGCCGAGGTCATTGCCAGCATCGATACCCCCGATTCATTCAGCACCGACCTCGTCACCGTGGATCATGGCGTTGCCGTCGACGTGGCGGCGCTGGCCTCGCAGGTGCTGAACCAGGGCGCGGCGGGCAATGCCGCGCAACGGGTCACCGTCGTGGCGGACCCGCGCAGCAACTCGGTGCTGCTGCGCGCCAGCAGCCCCGAAAAGCTGCAGCAGGCGCGCGCGCTGATCCACCGTATCGACAACCCGGAAACGCGCGCCGGCAACCTGCACGTCGTGTACCTGCGCAACGCCCAGGCCAGCCGCCTGGCCGAAGTCCTGCGGGGAGCACTGAGCGGCCAGCCCACCGGGCAAGACAACCTGGCCGGCGGCGGCCTGTCGGAATCCGGCCTGGGCGCCGATTCCACCCTGACCGGCGCCGCGTCCGGCATGGGCGCGGGTTCCGCCCTGGCCAACGCCGGGCTCCGCGGCAGCGGCGGCACTACGCTGGCCGGCGCCGCGCTGGCCGATCCGGCCGATGCCATGGCCGGCGCCGGCGGCAACGACACCCGCAGCGTGGCCTTCACCGCGGGCGGCGCCACGGTGCAGGCCGACCCCGCGACCAATACGCTGATCATCTCGGCCCCGCCGCCCTTGTACCGCAGCCTGCGCGAGATCATCGACCAGCTCGACCAGCGGCGCGCGCAGGTGCTGGTGGAAAGCCTGATTGTCGAAGTCAGCAGCGACAAGGCCGCCGAATTCGGCATCCAGTGGATGACGGGCGGCGGCGGCATCGATTCCGGCAATTCGTCGTTCATCGGCGGCGCGAATTTCGGCGGCAGCGGCCTGAACACCAGCGGGGTCACCACCATCGATGCGCTGGGCCAGGGCCTGAGCCTGGGGGTGGTGAAAGGCACGGTAAATGTGCTGGGCAAGGAAATCGTCAACCTGAGCGTGCTGGCCCGCGCCCTGGAGTCGACCGGAGGCGCCAACATCCTGTCGACCCCCAACCTGCTGACGCTGGACAACGAAGAAGCCAGCATCATGGTGGGCAGGACGGTGCCGTTCGTTACCGGCCAGTACACGACATCCGGCGATGGCGCCAGCAACCCCTTCCAGACGATCTCGCGCGAAGACGTGGGCCTGACCCTGCGCATCCGGCCGCAGATATCCGAAGGCGGCACGGTGAAACTGGCCTTGTACCAGGAGGTCAGCAGCATCGACGCCAGCGTGTCCGTCGCCGCCAACGGGCTGGTGACGCGCAAGCGCGCCCTGGAAACCAATGTGCTGGTCGACGACAGCCAGATCATTGTGCTGGGCGGACTGATCGAAGACGTGGTGAACGACACCACCAAGGCCGTTCCGGTGCTGAGCAGCATTCCGTTCATCGGCAATTTCTTCCGCTACGACAGCCGCAGCCATTCGAAGACCAACCTGATGATTTTCCTGCGCCCGCACATCCTGCGCACGCCGCAGGACAGCGCCAGCATGACGCTGGACCGGTACAACTACATCCGCGCGGTGCAGACCAACCTGCCGCCGCGCTCGACGTGGTTCTCGCCCGACGCCAGCAGCGTCGCGCTGCCCGATATCGACCGCGACGCGAACACCGGCTTGCTGGACCTGCGCATGCCAGGCGCCGCCCAGGCCGCGCCGGCGCCCACGGCGGCCCAGCCGGGCGGGGCCGCCCGGCCCGCCGCGCCCGCCGCGTCCACACCAGGCGAACATCTGTGA